In the Colletotrichum higginsianum IMI 349063 chromosome 7 map unlocalized unitig_7, whole genome shotgun sequence genome, one interval contains:
- a CDS encoding Short-chain dehydrogenase/reductase SDR, which produces MAPNGFAILIGAGPTSGAGIARVLASPQHGNLAVALLARNPDNLQNLASDLRKSSNGILHPFPTDTQPDNLRRAFQQVADHPDFKDLKLKLAIYHVKNSSRKPFLEETPEAFNDSMSTYTTGAVVFAQEALKLMYAQNGGQTLLADTEGAKKGTVIFTGTLGALRTNQQYAAYGASRAAARMVAQSIAKEHSKFGVHVVHAIANGGIIDEENENTKTGKSMRAEDVGELYLWLSQQPSSLWTHELDMRPAQETF; this is translated from the coding sequence ATGGCCCCTAACGGATTTGCCATACTCATCGGTGCAGGACCGACATCCGGTGCAGGCATTGCCCGCGTCCTCGCGAGTCCTCAACACGgcaacctcgccgtcgctcTACTCGCAAGGAACCCAGACAATCTCCAGAATCTTGCATCCGACCTTCGAAAATCGTCAAACGGCATCCTTCATCCCTTCCCCACAGACACCCAGCCCGACAACCTCCGGCGAGCCTTCCAACAGGTCGCCGATCACCCAGACTTCAAGGACCTGAAGCTGAAGTTGGCCATCTACCACGTCAAGAACTCGAGCCGGAAGCCGTTTCTTGAGGAGACCCCCGAGGCGTTCAACGACAGCATGAGTACCTACACCACcggtgccgtcgtcttcgcgCAGGAGGCGCTGAAGCTTATGTACGCCCAGAACGGCGGGCAGACActcctcgccgacaccgAAGGCGCGAAGAAGGGCACAGTCATTTTCACGGGCACCCTGGGTGCCCTGCGCACAAATCAGCAATACGCGGCTTACGGTGCCTCccgagcggcggcgaggatggtgGCGCAGTCTATCGCCAAGGAGCACAGCAAGTTTGGCGTACATGTTGtccacgccatcgccaacggcggGATCATTGACGAGGAGAACGAAAACACAAAGACTGGCAAGAGTATGCGTGCGGAGGACGTTGGCGAGTTGTACTTGTGGCTGTCACAGCAACCCAGCTCGCTGTGGACTCATGAGCTGGACATGAGACCGGCACAAGAGACTTTCTGA